One genomic segment of Drosophila melanogaster chromosome 3R includes these proteins:
- the Esyt2 gene encoding extended synaptotagmin-like protein 2, isoform A, giving the protein MNESPVVTPTTPTGNGTPPTQTTNGNSIVATKSVSDDNSIFSVFYTLGKKVAIVGSIYLVGYMGWSVAWLIAPVILSVARDQLAKTSEKKRDIAKASALASEKDVILARIDELPAWVYFPDVERCEWLNKILKQVWPNANHFARTLVKETIEPNVALALANYKMHGFRFDRIILGTIPPRIGGVKIYDKNVDRNEIIMDLDLFYASDCDINFYLGGMKGGIKDFQIHGWVRVVMKPLIRSMPLVGGLQIFFLNNPNIDFNLVGVIDFMDMPGLSDLLRRIIVEQIGNVMVLPNKLPISLSEEVSAVALKMPEPEGILRIHVVEAKDLMKKDISVLGKGKSDPYAIINVGAQEFKTQIIDNNVNPKWDYWCEATVFIEMGQFVEIQLKDSDDSKKDENLGRASIDIASVIKKGVVDSWLTLEDAKHGLLHVRLQWYKLTADPNDLQQILLETQLLRVTSMSSAVLSVFIDSARHLKQARSSSKPDPYLVCSVNKQKQQTAMIMRDDSPVWEQGFTFLVSNPDNESLNIKIYDQKTGNDIGQYTYTLSTLLKQFNMEVIQQPFQLQKSGPESKLYMSLSLRILKPGEIDKDSDALEQVAALTRSSSVKTPDVAAVSPPAFKESQASSKRLSAESPISEEDPVAATKISPAMSASTSSEKPISELATSVLTHRFPDSTSSPGEHGLGRMQLSIRYSAQRQKLDVTIHKIQKIPLRDPSNIPDPYVKLYLLPGRTKESKRKTSVIKDNCNPVYDASFEYLISIAELRQTELEVTVCTQKGFLSGGSPIIGMLKIPLDDAEITTQTGLNSWFDLQPEIRHE; this is encoded by the exons ATGAACGAATCCCCAGTGGTAACGCCGACCACGCCCACCGGCAATGGTACACCGCCCACGCAGACGACAAATGGAAACTCAATTGTGGCCACAAAATCCGTAAGCGATGATAACAGCATTTTCTCCGTGTTCTACACGCTGGGCAAGAAGGTGGCCATTGTGGGATCCATTTATCTGGTGGGTTACATGGGCTGGTCGGTGGCCTGGTTGATAGCGCCGGTCATCCTCTCGGTGGCACGCGACCAGTTGGCCAAGACGTCGGAGAAGAAGCGCGACATTGCCAAGGCCTCGGCTTTGGCGTCCGAGAAGGACGTAATCCTGGCCAGAATCGACGAGCTGCCCGCGTGGGTCTACTTTCCCGATGTGGAGCGCTGCGAGTGGTTGAATAAG ATCTTGAAACAAGTGTGGCCCAATGCCAATCACTTTGCACGCACCTTGGTAAAGGAAACCATCGAACCCAATGTGGCTTTAGCTCTGGCCAACTACAAGATGCATGGCTTTCGGTTCGATCGCATTATTCTGGGCACCATTCCACCGCGGATCGGCGGTGTGAAGATCTACGATAAGAACGTGGATCGCAACGAGATCATTATGGATCTGGATCTGTTTTATGCCAGCGATTGCGACATCAATTTCTATTTGGGTGGTATGAAGGGTGGCATcaaggattttcagatccatGGCTGGGTGCGAGTGGTGATGAAGCCACTGATCCGATCGATGCCACTGGTGGGCGGTCTGCAGATCTTCTTCCTGAACAATCCGAatatcgatttcaatttggTGGGTGTGATTGATTTTATGGACATGCCGGGTCTGAGTGACTTGCTGCGTAGGATCATCGTGGAGCAGATTGGCAATGTGATGGTGTTGCCAAACAAACTGCCCATTTCACTCAGCGAAGAGGTTTCGGCGGTGGCCCTCAAGATGCCCGAACCAGAG GGCATCCTGCGCATTCACGTGGTCGAGGCCAAGGATCTGATGAAGAAGGACATCAGTGTGCTGGGCAAAGGCAAGTCGGATCCCTATGCCATCATCAATGTGGGCGCCCAGGAGTTCAAGACCCAGATCATTGATAACAATGTGAATCCCAAGTGGGACTATTGGTGTGAG GCTActgtttttattgaaatggGTCAATTTGTCGAGATTCAATTGAAGGACTCGGACGATTCCAAGAAAGACGAGAACCTGGGCAG AGCCAGCATCGATATTGCCAGCGTGATCAAGAAAGGCGTTGTGGATAGT TGGCTCACCTTGGAAGATGCCAAGCATGGACTTCTGCATGTCCGCCTGCAATGGTACAAACTCACTGCCGATCCCAATGATCTGCAACAGATTTTGCTGGAAACGCAACTCCTACGCGTGACCAGCATGAGTTCGGCGGTACTCAGTGTATTCATCGATTCAGCCAGGCATTTGAAG CAAGCTCGATCCAGCTCCAAACCCGATCCCTATCTGGTGTGCAGCGTGAACAAGCAAAAACAGCAGACTGCCATGATAATGCGAGATGATTCTCCCGTTTGGGAGCAGGGCTTCACCTTCCTGGTCAGCAATCCCGACAACGAGAGTCTGAACATCAAGATCTACGACCAGAAGACAGGAAACGACATTGGCCAATATACCTATACACTCAGCACGCTGCTGAAGCAATTCAATATGGAGGTTATACAGCAGCCATTCCAACTCCAGAAGTCTGGACCGGAATCGAAGCTCTATATGTCGCTATCGCTGCGCATTTTGAAGCCCGGCGAGATTGACAAGGATTCGGATGCCTTGGAGCAAGTGGCAGCGCTCACGCGCAGCAGTTCCGTGAAAACACCAGATGTTGCTGCAGTTTCTCCTCCAGCATTTAAG GAATCTCAGGCATCCAGCAAGCGTTTGTCCGCCGAATCGCCCATCAGTGAAGAAGATCCTGTGGCGGCTACGAAAATCTCCCCGGCCATGTCGGCCTCCACCTCCAGCGAAAAACCCATCAGCGAGCTGGCCACCTCTGTGCTGACCCACCGCTTTCCAGACTCCACCTCCTCACCCGGCGAACATGGCCTTGGACGAATGCAGTTGTCGATCCGCTACAGCGCCCAGCGTCAAAAACTAGACGTGACCATACACAAAATCCAGAAGATACCACTTCGCGATCCCAGCAATATCCCCGATCCGTATGTTAAGCTGTATCTGTTGCCTGGACGCACCAAGGAGTCGAAACGCAAGACGAGCGTGATCAAGGACAACTGCAACCCCGTCTACGATGCATCCTTTGAGTACCTGATTTCCATTGCCGAACTCAGGCAGACGGAACTGGAGGTGACGGTGTGCACCCAAAAGGGATTCCTATCCGGCGGTAGTCCCATCATTGGCATG CTGAAAATTCCTCTGGATGATGCCGAGATAACCACACAAACTGGCTTGAATTCTTGGTTCGACTTGCAGCCTGAAATACGGCACGAGTAG
- the Esyt2 gene encoding extended synaptotagmin-like protein 2, isoform C, protein MSDNSPSVPLAEFTIPPDPTETEPFVPLVEVKKMNESPVVTPTTPTGNGTPPTQTTNGNSIVATKSVSDDNSIFSVFYTLGKKVAIVGSIYLVGYMGWSVAWLIAPVILSVARDQLAKTSEKKRDIAKASALASEKDVILARIDELPAWVYFPDVERCEWLNKILKQVWPNANHFARTLVKETIEPNVALALANYKMHGFRFDRIILGTIPPRIGGVKIYDKNVDRNEIIMDLDLFYASDCDINFYLGGMKGGIKDFQIHGWVRVVMKPLIRSMPLVGGLQIFFLNNPNIDFNLVGVIDFMDMPGLSDLLRRIIVEQIGNVMVLPNKLPISLSEEVSAVALKMPEPEGILRIHVVEAKDLMKKDISVLGKGKSDPYAIINVGAQEFKTQIIDNNVNPKWDYWCEACIFTTIGHYIGFSLWDYDQTMPGVQSDDVLGRASIDIASVIKKGVVDSWLTLEDAKHGLLHVRLQWYKLTADPNDLQQILLETQLLRVTSMSSAVLSVFIDSARHLKQARSSSKPDPYLVCSVNKQKQQTAMIMRDDSPVWEQGFTFLVSNPDNESLNIKIYDQKTGNDIGQYTYTLSTLLKQFNMEVIQQPFQLQKSGPESKLYMSLSLRILKPGEIDKDSDALEQVAALTRSSSVKTPDVAAVSPPAFKESQASSKRLSAESPISEEDPVAATKISPAMSASTSSEKPISELATSVLTHRFPDSTSSPGEHGLGRMQLSIRYSAQRQKLDVTIHKIQKIPLRDPSNIPDPYVKLYLLPGRTKESKRKTSVIKDNCNPVYDASFEYLISIAELRQTELEVTVCTQKGFLSGGSPIIGMLKIPLDDAEITTQTGLNSWFDLQPEIRHE, encoded by the exons ATGAG CGATAACAGTCCATCGGTGCCCTTGGCGGAGTTCACCATCCCACCCGATCCCACGGAGACCGAACCTTTTGTGCCACTGGTGGAGGTTAAAAAAATGAACGAATCCCCAGTGGTAACGCCGACCACGCCCACCGGCAATGGTACACCGCCCACGCAGACGACAAATGGAAACTCAATTGTGGCCACAAAATCCGTAAGCGATGATAACAGCATTTTCTCCGTGTTCTACACGCTGGGCAAGAAGGTGGCCATTGTGGGATCCATTTATCTGGTGGGTTACATGGGCTGGTCGGTGGCCTGGTTGATAGCGCCGGTCATCCTCTCGGTGGCACGCGACCAGTTGGCCAAGACGTCGGAGAAGAAGCGCGACATTGCCAAGGCCTCGGCTTTGGCGTCCGAGAAGGACGTAATCCTGGCCAGAATCGACGAGCTGCCCGCGTGGGTCTACTTTCCCGATGTGGAGCGCTGCGAGTGGTTGAATAAG ATCTTGAAACAAGTGTGGCCCAATGCCAATCACTTTGCACGCACCTTGGTAAAGGAAACCATCGAACCCAATGTGGCTTTAGCTCTGGCCAACTACAAGATGCATGGCTTTCGGTTCGATCGCATTATTCTGGGCACCATTCCACCGCGGATCGGCGGTGTGAAGATCTACGATAAGAACGTGGATCGCAACGAGATCATTATGGATCTGGATCTGTTTTATGCCAGCGATTGCGACATCAATTTCTATTTGGGTGGTATGAAGGGTGGCATcaaggattttcagatccatGGCTGGGTGCGAGTGGTGATGAAGCCACTGATCCGATCGATGCCACTGGTGGGCGGTCTGCAGATCTTCTTCCTGAACAATCCGAatatcgatttcaatttggTGGGTGTGATTGATTTTATGGACATGCCGGGTCTGAGTGACTTGCTGCGTAGGATCATCGTGGAGCAGATTGGCAATGTGATGGTGTTGCCAAACAAACTGCCCATTTCACTCAGCGAAGAGGTTTCGGCGGTGGCCCTCAAGATGCCCGAACCAGAG GGCATCCTGCGCATTCACGTGGTCGAGGCCAAGGATCTGATGAAGAAGGACATCAGTGTGCTGGGCAAAGGCAAGTCGGATCCCTATGCCATCATCAATGTGGGCGCCCAGGAGTTCAAGACCCAGATCATTGATAACAATGTGAATCCCAAGTGGGACTATTGGTGTGAG GCGTGTATTTTTACCACCATTGGTCACTATATTGGGTTTTCTTTGTGGGACTATGATCAGACTATGCCAGGTGTACAGAGCGATGATGTATTGGGCAG AGCCAGCATCGATATTGCCAGCGTGATCAAGAAAGGCGTTGTGGATAGT TGGCTCACCTTGGAAGATGCCAAGCATGGACTTCTGCATGTCCGCCTGCAATGGTACAAACTCACTGCCGATCCCAATGATCTGCAACAGATTTTGCTGGAAACGCAACTCCTACGCGTGACCAGCATGAGTTCGGCGGTACTCAGTGTATTCATCGATTCAGCCAGGCATTTGAAG CAAGCTCGATCCAGCTCCAAACCCGATCCCTATCTGGTGTGCAGCGTGAACAAGCAAAAACAGCAGACTGCCATGATAATGCGAGATGATTCTCCCGTTTGGGAGCAGGGCTTCACCTTCCTGGTCAGCAATCCCGACAACGAGAGTCTGAACATCAAGATCTACGACCAGAAGACAGGAAACGACATTGGCCAATATACCTATACACTCAGCACGCTGCTGAAGCAATTCAATATGGAGGTTATACAGCAGCCATTCCAACTCCAGAAGTCTGGACCGGAATCGAAGCTCTATATGTCGCTATCGCTGCGCATTTTGAAGCCCGGCGAGATTGACAAGGATTCGGATGCCTTGGAGCAAGTGGCAGCGCTCACGCGCAGCAGTTCCGTGAAAACACCAGATGTTGCTGCAGTTTCTCCTCCAGCATTTAAG GAATCTCAGGCATCCAGCAAGCGTTTGTCCGCCGAATCGCCCATCAGTGAAGAAGATCCTGTGGCGGCTACGAAAATCTCCCCGGCCATGTCGGCCTCCACCTCCAGCGAAAAACCCATCAGCGAGCTGGCCACCTCTGTGCTGACCCACCGCTTTCCAGACTCCACCTCCTCACCCGGCGAACATGGCCTTGGACGAATGCAGTTGTCGATCCGCTACAGCGCCCAGCGTCAAAAACTAGACGTGACCATACACAAAATCCAGAAGATACCACTTCGCGATCCCAGCAATATCCCCGATCCGTATGTTAAGCTGTATCTGTTGCCTGGACGCACCAAGGAGTCGAAACGCAAGACGAGCGTGATCAAGGACAACTGCAACCCCGTCTACGATGCATCCTTTGAGTACCTGATTTCCATTGCCGAACTCAGGCAGACGGAACTGGAGGTGACGGTGTGCACCCAAAAGGGATTCCTATCCGGCGGTAGTCCCATCATTGGCATG CTGAAAATTCCTCTGGATGATGCCGAGATAACCACACAAACTGGCTTGAATTCTTGGTTCGACTTGCAGCCTGAAATACGGCACGAGTAG
- the Esyt2 gene encoding extended synaptotagmin-like protein 2, isoform D, with the protein MSDNSPSVPLAEFTIPPDPTETEPFVPLVEVKKMNESPVVTPTTPTGNGTPPTQTTNGNSIVATKSVSDDNSIFSVFYTLGKKVAIVGSIYLVGYMGWSVAWLIAPVILSVARDQLAKTSEKKRDIAKASALASEKDVILARIDELPAWVYFPDVERCEWLNKILKQVWPNANHFARTLVKETIEPNVALALANYKMHGFRFDRIILGTIPPRIGGVKIYDKNVDRNEIIMDLDLFYASDCDINFYLGGMKGGIKDFQIHGWVRVVMKPLIRSMPLVGGLQIFFLNNPNIDFNLVGVIDFMDMPGLSDLLRRIIVEQIGNVMVLPNKLPISLSEEVSAVALKMPEPEGILRIHVVEAKDLMKKDISVLGKGKSDPYAIINVGAQEFKTQIIDNNVNPKWDYWCEAVVEVSQHAILVLRLFDWDRTSDDESLGRASIDIASVIKKGVVDSWLTLEDAKHGLLHVRLQWYKLTADPNDLQQILLETQLLRVTSMSSAVLSVFIDSARHLKQARSSSKPDPYLVCSVNKQKQQTAMIMRDDSPVWEQGFTFLVSNPDNESLNIKIYDQKTGNDIGQYTYTLSTLLKQFNMEVIQQPFQLQKSGPESKLYMSLSLRILKPGEIDKDSDALEQVAALTRSSSVKTPDVAAVSPPAFKASSKRLSAESPISEEDPVAATKISPAMSASTSSEKPISELATSVLTHRFPDSTSSPGEHGLGRMQLSIRYSAQRQKLDVTIHKIQKIPLRDPSNIPDPYVKLYLLPGRTKESKRKTSVIKDNCNPVYDASFEYLISIAELRQTELEVTVCTQKGFLSGGSPIIGMLKIPLDDAEITTQTGLNSWFDLQPEIRHE; encoded by the exons ATGAG CGATAACAGTCCATCGGTGCCCTTGGCGGAGTTCACCATCCCACCCGATCCCACGGAGACCGAACCTTTTGTGCCACTGGTGGAGGTTAAAAAAATGAACGAATCCCCAGTGGTAACGCCGACCACGCCCACCGGCAATGGTACACCGCCCACGCAGACGACAAATGGAAACTCAATTGTGGCCACAAAATCCGTAAGCGATGATAACAGCATTTTCTCCGTGTTCTACACGCTGGGCAAGAAGGTGGCCATTGTGGGATCCATTTATCTGGTGGGTTACATGGGCTGGTCGGTGGCCTGGTTGATAGCGCCGGTCATCCTCTCGGTGGCACGCGACCAGTTGGCCAAGACGTCGGAGAAGAAGCGCGACATTGCCAAGGCCTCGGCTTTGGCGTCCGAGAAGGACGTAATCCTGGCCAGAATCGACGAGCTGCCCGCGTGGGTCTACTTTCCCGATGTGGAGCGCTGCGAGTGGTTGAATAAG ATCTTGAAACAAGTGTGGCCCAATGCCAATCACTTTGCACGCACCTTGGTAAAGGAAACCATCGAACCCAATGTGGCTTTAGCTCTGGCCAACTACAAGATGCATGGCTTTCGGTTCGATCGCATTATTCTGGGCACCATTCCACCGCGGATCGGCGGTGTGAAGATCTACGATAAGAACGTGGATCGCAACGAGATCATTATGGATCTGGATCTGTTTTATGCCAGCGATTGCGACATCAATTTCTATTTGGGTGGTATGAAGGGTGGCATcaaggattttcagatccatGGCTGGGTGCGAGTGGTGATGAAGCCACTGATCCGATCGATGCCACTGGTGGGCGGTCTGCAGATCTTCTTCCTGAACAATCCGAatatcgatttcaatttggTGGGTGTGATTGATTTTATGGACATGCCGGGTCTGAGTGACTTGCTGCGTAGGATCATCGTGGAGCAGATTGGCAATGTGATGGTGTTGCCAAACAAACTGCCCATTTCACTCAGCGAAGAGGTTTCGGCGGTGGCCCTCAAGATGCCCGAACCAGAG GGCATCCTGCGCATTCACGTGGTCGAGGCCAAGGATCTGATGAAGAAGGACATCAGTGTGCTGGGCAAAGGCAAGTCGGATCCCTATGCCATCATCAATGTGGGCGCCCAGGAGTTCAAGACCCAGATCATTGATAACAATGTGAATCCCAAGTGGGACTATTGGTGTGAG GCTGTGGTCGAGGTCTCGCAGCATGCCATACTCGTGCTCAGACTTTTTGACTGGGACCGTACTAGTGATGACGAGTCGCTCGGCAG AGCCAGCATCGATATTGCCAGCGTGATCAAGAAAGGCGTTGTGGATAGT TGGCTCACCTTGGAAGATGCCAAGCATGGACTTCTGCATGTCCGCCTGCAATGGTACAAACTCACTGCCGATCCCAATGATCTGCAACAGATTTTGCTGGAAACGCAACTCCTACGCGTGACCAGCATGAGTTCGGCGGTACTCAGTGTATTCATCGATTCAGCCAGGCATTTGAAG CAAGCTCGATCCAGCTCCAAACCCGATCCCTATCTGGTGTGCAGCGTGAACAAGCAAAAACAGCAGACTGCCATGATAATGCGAGATGATTCTCCCGTTTGGGAGCAGGGCTTCACCTTCCTGGTCAGCAATCCCGACAACGAGAGTCTGAACATCAAGATCTACGACCAGAAGACAGGAAACGACATTGGCCAATATACCTATACACTCAGCACGCTGCTGAAGCAATTCAATATGGAGGTTATACAGCAGCCATTCCAACTCCAGAAGTCTGGACCGGAATCGAAGCTCTATATGTCGCTATCGCTGCGCATTTTGAAGCCCGGCGAGATTGACAAGGATTCGGATGCCTTGGAGCAAGTGGCAGCGCTCACGCGCAGCAGTTCCGTGAAAACACCAGATGTTGCTGCAGTTTCTCCTCCAGCATTTAAG GCATCCAGCAAGCGTTTGTCCGCCGAATCGCCCATCAGTGAAGAAGATCCTGTGGCGGCTACGAAAATCTCCCCGGCCATGTCGGCCTCCACCTCCAGCGAAAAACCCATCAGCGAGCTGGCCACCTCTGTGCTGACCCACCGCTTTCCAGACTCCACCTCCTCACCCGGCGAACATGGCCTTGGACGAATGCAGTTGTCGATCCGCTACAGCGCCCAGCGTCAAAAACTAGACGTGACCATACACAAAATCCAGAAGATACCACTTCGCGATCCCAGCAATATCCCCGATCCGTATGTTAAGCTGTATCTGTTGCCTGGACGCACCAAGGAGTCGAAACGCAAGACGAGCGTGATCAAGGACAACTGCAACCCCGTCTACGATGCATCCTTTGAGTACCTGATTTCCATTGCCGAACTCAGGCAGACGGAACTGGAGGTGACGGTGTGCACCCAAAAGGGATTCCTATCCGGCGGTAGTCCCATCATTGGCATG CTGAAAATTCCTCTGGATGATGCCGAGATAACCACACAAACTGGCTTGAATTCTTGGTTCGACTTGCAGCCTGAAATACGGCACGAGTAG
- the Esyt2 gene encoding extended synaptotagmin-like protein 2, isoform B produces the protein MSDNSPSVPLAEFTIPPDPTETEPFVPLVEVKKMNESPVVTPTTPTGNGTPPTQTTNGNSIVATKSVSDDNSIFSVFYTLGKKVAIVGSIYLVGYMGWSVAWLIAPVILSVARDQLAKTSEKKRDIAKASALASEKDVILARIDELPAWVYFPDVERCEWLNKILKQVWPNANHFARTLVKETIEPNVALALANYKMHGFRFDRIILGTIPPRIGGVKIYDKNVDRNEIIMDLDLFYASDCDINFYLGGMKGGIKDFQIHGWVRVVMKPLIRSMPLVGGLQIFFLNNPNIDFNLVGVIDFMDMPGLSDLLRRIIVEQIGNVMVLPNKLPISLSEEVSAVALKMPEPEGILRIHVVEAKDLMKKDISVLGKGKSDPYAIINVGAQEFKTQIIDNNVNPKWDYWCEATVFIEMGQFVEIQLKDSDDSKKDENLGRASIDIASVIKKGVVDSWLTLEDAKHGLLHVRLQWYKLTADPNDLQQILLETQLLRVTSMSSAVLSVFIDSARHLKQARSSSKPDPYLVCSVNKQKQQTAMIMRDDSPVWEQGFTFLVSNPDNESLNIKIYDQKTGNDIGQYTYTLSTLLKQFNMEVIQQPFQLQKSGPESKLYMSLSLRILKPGEIDKDSDALEQVAALTRSSSVKTPDVAAVSPPAFKESQASSKRLSAESPISEEDPVAATKISPAMSASTSSEKPISELATSVLTHRFPDSTSSPGEHGLGRMQLSIRYSAQRQKLDVTIHKIQKIPLRDPSNIPDPYVKLYLLPGRTKESKRKTSVIKDNCNPVYDASFEYLISIAELRQTELEVTVCTQKGFLSGGSPIIGMLKIPLDDAEITTQTGLNSWFDLQPEIRHE, from the exons ATGAG CGATAACAGTCCATCGGTGCCCTTGGCGGAGTTCACCATCCCACCCGATCCCACGGAGACCGAACCTTTTGTGCCACTGGTGGAGGTTAAAAAAATGAACGAATCCCCAGTGGTAACGCCGACCACGCCCACCGGCAATGGTACACCGCCCACGCAGACGACAAATGGAAACTCAATTGTGGCCACAAAATCCGTAAGCGATGATAACAGCATTTTCTCCGTGTTCTACACGCTGGGCAAGAAGGTGGCCATTGTGGGATCCATTTATCTGGTGGGTTACATGGGCTGGTCGGTGGCCTGGTTGATAGCGCCGGTCATCCTCTCGGTGGCACGCGACCAGTTGGCCAAGACGTCGGAGAAGAAGCGCGACATTGCCAAGGCCTCGGCTTTGGCGTCCGAGAAGGACGTAATCCTGGCCAGAATCGACGAGCTGCCCGCGTGGGTCTACTTTCCCGATGTGGAGCGCTGCGAGTGGTTGAATAAG ATCTTGAAACAAGTGTGGCCCAATGCCAATCACTTTGCACGCACCTTGGTAAAGGAAACCATCGAACCCAATGTGGCTTTAGCTCTGGCCAACTACAAGATGCATGGCTTTCGGTTCGATCGCATTATTCTGGGCACCATTCCACCGCGGATCGGCGGTGTGAAGATCTACGATAAGAACGTGGATCGCAACGAGATCATTATGGATCTGGATCTGTTTTATGCCAGCGATTGCGACATCAATTTCTATTTGGGTGGTATGAAGGGTGGCATcaaggattttcagatccatGGCTGGGTGCGAGTGGTGATGAAGCCACTGATCCGATCGATGCCACTGGTGGGCGGTCTGCAGATCTTCTTCCTGAACAATCCGAatatcgatttcaatttggTGGGTGTGATTGATTTTATGGACATGCCGGGTCTGAGTGACTTGCTGCGTAGGATCATCGTGGAGCAGATTGGCAATGTGATGGTGTTGCCAAACAAACTGCCCATTTCACTCAGCGAAGAGGTTTCGGCGGTGGCCCTCAAGATGCCCGAACCAGAG GGCATCCTGCGCATTCACGTGGTCGAGGCCAAGGATCTGATGAAGAAGGACATCAGTGTGCTGGGCAAAGGCAAGTCGGATCCCTATGCCATCATCAATGTGGGCGCCCAGGAGTTCAAGACCCAGATCATTGATAACAATGTGAATCCCAAGTGGGACTATTGGTGTGAG GCTActgtttttattgaaatggGTCAATTTGTCGAGATTCAATTGAAGGACTCGGACGATTCCAAGAAAGACGAGAACCTGGGCAG AGCCAGCATCGATATTGCCAGCGTGATCAAGAAAGGCGTTGTGGATAGT TGGCTCACCTTGGAAGATGCCAAGCATGGACTTCTGCATGTCCGCCTGCAATGGTACAAACTCACTGCCGATCCCAATGATCTGCAACAGATTTTGCTGGAAACGCAACTCCTACGCGTGACCAGCATGAGTTCGGCGGTACTCAGTGTATTCATCGATTCAGCCAGGCATTTGAAG CAAGCTCGATCCAGCTCCAAACCCGATCCCTATCTGGTGTGCAGCGTGAACAAGCAAAAACAGCAGACTGCCATGATAATGCGAGATGATTCTCCCGTTTGGGAGCAGGGCTTCACCTTCCTGGTCAGCAATCCCGACAACGAGAGTCTGAACATCAAGATCTACGACCAGAAGACAGGAAACGACATTGGCCAATATACCTATACACTCAGCACGCTGCTGAAGCAATTCAATATGGAGGTTATACAGCAGCCATTCCAACTCCAGAAGTCTGGACCGGAATCGAAGCTCTATATGTCGCTATCGCTGCGCATTTTGAAGCCCGGCGAGATTGACAAGGATTCGGATGCCTTGGAGCAAGTGGCAGCGCTCACGCGCAGCAGTTCCGTGAAAACACCAGATGTTGCTGCAGTTTCTCCTCCAGCATTTAAG GAATCTCAGGCATCCAGCAAGCGTTTGTCCGCCGAATCGCCCATCAGTGAAGAAGATCCTGTGGCGGCTACGAAAATCTCCCCGGCCATGTCGGCCTCCACCTCCAGCGAAAAACCCATCAGCGAGCTGGCCACCTCTGTGCTGACCCACCGCTTTCCAGACTCCACCTCCTCACCCGGCGAACATGGCCTTGGACGAATGCAGTTGTCGATCCGCTACAGCGCCCAGCGTCAAAAACTAGACGTGACCATACACAAAATCCAGAAGATACCACTTCGCGATCCCAGCAATATCCCCGATCCGTATGTTAAGCTGTATCTGTTGCCTGGACGCACCAAGGAGTCGAAACGCAAGACGAGCGTGATCAAGGACAACTGCAACCCCGTCTACGATGCATCCTTTGAGTACCTGATTTCCATTGCCGAACTCAGGCAGACGGAACTGGAGGTGACGGTGTGCACCCAAAAGGGATTCCTATCCGGCGGTAGTCCCATCATTGGCATG CTGAAAATTCCTCTGGATGATGCCGAGATAACCACACAAACTGGCTTGAATTCTTGGTTCGACTTGCAGCCTGAAATACGGCACGAGTAG